The DNA segment aTGTCATGCTCAGCTCTTGTCAGCCTTTCTGGCACACCCAGGGAAAcaccaattgccactttgggatcagaaggtgaatttcctgcaggccacactggccaggaattctgtttttttgggggggggcataatgtgggcatgaaattggggtcaccgcgggtgggcaggtagttgtgagtttcctgcattctgcaggggatgggctagagcaggggtagtcaacctgtggtcctccagatgtcaatggactacaattcccatgagcccctgccagctaacgctggcaggggctcatgggaattgtagtccattgacatctggaggaccacaggttggctacccctgggctagaggaccgtggaggtcccttccaactctgtgatggtAAGCACTTTGGATCCACTTTGGGATTGGGTTTTGCTGTGTGAGATGCCAAAATCCGTTTGTAAACAGTCACCGAAGGGGATCGAAACGGCATTGTTAAGAACAGGGCAGAGCGCCCTTGATGCCTATAGGGCTCAGGCCCTCGGAGTTCAGGAGGGGGCGCCCAAGCAGGCCCTGGTGGCATTTTCAGCGGAGAGATGCTCCCCTTCGCGAGCTCGACGGCCGTCTCTTCCGACGCGCTGTCGGCCAATGCCGCCTCCCGCCCATTCATAATAActtggccccgcccccgccccattCATTGCGGTCTCCCATCCCCTCTTCATTCATGATCTCGGCGCCCTCTAGTGGAGAGAGTTCCCCGCGGCCTTTTGTAGGGAAGTCGGGGACGTAGAACCGGAATTTTTCAGCTGCGATTATAGGCAGTCatgctaatggggggggggggggcaccgcatGATTCCGCATCGAAACACACCTGTACAACAAATGACCCAGGCCTTTCTTGCATGTTTGATTTAAGCATGTTCGAAGACACACCCAAAGGCCAGTGCTTTCTTGAAATTGCTCTTGTGAACTTGGCTCTTGGGGGGTCCTTTAGAATTATTTTCCGCCTTCGAGAATTTCAGGACTCCCCGTTTCTCAGCCTTGCAGGGCCTTGGGTGGGCTGCAGACAGTGCAGAGGGGGGTTCTGATGGGTGGTGCTTTAgctatagattacctttaatggcataaaaattcAAGTAGATACAGATAGCCACAACGCAGATGACCATAGGGGGTGTACACGAAAACCCAAAACACAGCCAAGCATTTTTGCAAACAcgaaaaaattaaattttaacatggAGCAAAGGACACTGGCAACTTTAGACAGCAGAGCACAATTGCGGTTCATTCCTGCAAATCAACCCTCATTTGACTACATAGTCTTGAATCGGGGCATGTTGTCTACAAAGTGCCGGGAAGACCAGAATGATGGGGGAGGTCGTTGGGGACACCACAGCCATGCTGGCAAAATCTCTCCGACTCCAGAATATTGTCAAAACCTGCCACAGGTCACATGGGAGGGAAAGACATTTAGCCTTGCCAGACGGAGTGCCTTCCTTGCCGGAAGAGAGCCCAAAGTaaggttgtgcgcttcggcttcggaagtggccgttccagcccgaagcagccagctggctgcttcggcctggaacggccacttccgaagccgaagcgcacaaccctagagtAAAGATAAGCGGATGGAGTTTTATAGGAAACAGTGCCCCAAAATTGGTTTGATATTCTCCCAAAGTGGCAAACTCTAATTTGTCATCTTCCTCCTCGGGGAACACCCTGAAAGCTCACCTGGATGGGGTACCGTAGAATCATCTTCAGTCTGCAAAACTGCTTAATCTCTGTTTAAAATCCCCACAAATTGGGAACAAGGATGGGATTAGTGGGTCTTTTCTGGCAGTGTGCCaagctgtagggatgccagccgcttggtggggatgagagagagaCCCTGTCGGGTGCGATGAAGATGCAAACTGAGAGAAGAACCGACTATGGCTGTTCAATCAAACTATTTATTGTTCAATATATGTCTTCAAATCAATGTCTTGAAGCTGGTAGCCAAACTTCTTTTAACAGTAATTGGGTCACCAAGACAGGTACCTGAGTTCATCCCACGTTTTTGGagaaactcctttctcaatgcTTTTCCTGtgcaataatagtaatagtaatcgtaatcgtaatcgtaatcgtaatcgtaatcgtaatcgtaatcgtaatagtaatagtaataaatgtGTCACTGAATAGTGTAAGTAGCAAGAATATATTCTACAATAGGTCACCATCCTACCTTCCCATTTTTCTGACCAAATTCCAATTTTTTTCAGATAGggtgaaacaaaatattttttgttcTGTAATAGGGACACTTAAAAATGCAACGTCAAATTAACTTACACTATCACCTAGGCACTGTGCTCACAGGAATTCAGCCACAAGACCTACCTCATAATATCACCCAGGCGATATGCTCATCTGAGACGGGGGAGTCCCACACGCATCTCTAAATGGGGCTCTCAAAGAAAGTTCCAAGGAACGCTGTCCTTCCACACGCCAGGCAGGCAGTGCTGGGGCCTCCAGGGGCAATTTGGGCGAATTGGTTGCCCCTGGAATGTCTGAATATTGACATTTTGCAGTGTACACTATTCAGTGACAGACTTATTATTATACAGGAAAAGCACTGAGGAAGGAGTTTCTCGGAAAACGTGGGATGGACCTAGGTACCTGTTTTGGTGACCCAATTATGGTTAAAAGAAACTTGGCTACCAGCTTTAAGACGCTGAAGACGTATATTGAACAATACATTGTTCTGTTGGACAGCCGTGGTCAGGTCTTCTGTCGGCTTGCAGCCACtcagtggggcctgggaatccctccgaaattataactcatctccggactacggttcccctggatgaaaaggagtcctttggagggggggctctaccATGGAATTGtactctcctgccctccccaggctcttccccaaatctccaggtgtttcccaacctggaactgttGACCACACTCCTAGGCAAGCAGTTTGCTCTGTTTCGGGCTCATTAGGAGTGCAGCCGTATTTTGGTTGGGCAGCTACGGAAGGCAGAATTACTATATTTTTCCTTGAAATGTTTTTATTCAAACATGGTTACAAAATGTTAAGATGGTCACTCCTTACAGCAAAAACAAGGTTCCTTTTAGTGACAGATAACAAATTATTTCTCACAAAGATTCCTCTTGCAGAACTCCAGAGGCAGTTCTTGTGACAGTCGCTTGATATTCTTGGATACCATGGAAATCTTATCAAAACCTTTTTGTGATATCTGATGAAGTCATTTTTGTAGACCGGTTTCATCAAGAAAACCGAATGCACATTCCCTTCCGTATCCAtgttaaagaaagagaaagacatttcCCATATTTTCAAGCTATGCAGAGACAACACCAACTTATATTTAATCAAAGCTCTGCAAAAACCTTGCCTGTAAGAACTACCTGACTGCAGACACATATGCAAAACGCAAGGTCAGTAACTCTGGAGAAGAGTTTTTGCTGCTTCGGGTTACCTTTCTACATGCAGGGAGGtgcttaaaatattttgttgttgttgtttccagcGCAATCCTAGGCAGCATTACACCCTTCGAGATGGGGACAGGCTGTCTAGGAAAGCAATGTGAGTCAtacaacagaaaacaatacagcaAGAGCCAGCCCAAGAGCAAGGAGTCCTGTGGTATTTTCAAGACTCACACCTTTTTAGGTCAAAAGCTCTGTGCAGCCAGATTCTCCCCCAAGAGGCATCACCTGGACTTGGTAAATGCTATCTTTCCAGAGACCCACTCGTGGTGGCTCCTGACATCCAACAGCGACAATAAACATCTAAAAGCCACCATACAATTATCAGCAATATTTAAGCCATAAATCACACTGCAGGCCAGAAAGTGGACCACAGAAAAGGCTAAAAAGAGGTGGGACCTTGTCAGGAGCCtgggtatattttaaaaaatgttttggcttCTTGCCTAAAAGAACGGCAAGGAGGTACCATGTGATCCTCCAGGGGGAGGGTGTTCCAGAGGCAAggagccaccactgaaaaagaccCCGTCTCTGACAGCCGCCTGTCCCAACTCAGGAGGTACCCTgggagcagagcaaagtttgagcccaggggcaccttgaggaCCAACTAAGTTTGATTCAGGGTtggtaagcttttgtgtgcagataCATGCATGTGCACAGAAGCTCCTACCTTGAATCGAACCTGGGTGGTCTTTGAGGTACCCCTGAGCTTCTGTGCGCATGCATGTATCTGACCACTACCGCCCCCACCTGAACTGCCCTGGTACAGGGACTCCTGCCAGAACTGGGTGATTCCTTGGGATTGGCAgccacctggagttctcctgaaatgACAAGTGATTTCCAGACAGCCAAGAACGGAACGGCAAGCAGCGTTCGCCACATCCgagctctttccctccccaaatcccaccctcccgcTACATCTCCAGGGAGTTCCCAAACTGCAGTCAGAAAGAAGATGTACACTCATTGTATCTGCAGGGCCCGATGGCCTGGGCCACCCCAGCCCCAGTTTGAGCTGGGTCAACGCCTGGTCCTCAGGCACTCTCACCTGGGCCAGCCCAGCAGGAGCATGTGACTGGGGCAGCCAATTGGAGCAGAGCTGGGGCTACATAAGCTCTGCCCCTGACTCAGTCCCCATCAGCTCCTTGTGAGCTCTGCAGTATTCCTAGCTGGTCTCAAGCCCTGTCCAGACTATGTCCTTGGTGCTTGCCATAGGCCCTGCGGTCTCAAGGCCCCCACCCCGGAGAGGATGGATTAGCTGGGTCCAGTCCTGGCTGGGAGACTACATTTTCAGTTGCGATGAGGACTCATGCAGAGACACAAGGAGACTCACTTGCAGGAGAGGCTGCCCGCCAGAACGCAGCACTCTTCTCGTCTGGTTAGGAGCTGGAGAGATCCCGGAGGATGGCTGTTGAGGTCTAGTTCAGTCTGCAGCATCTTCAATGTCCCGGAACGGCCCGGGATTCAATAGCAGAGCTCCTACTTACTtaccgaaggtcccaggtttgatcccaggcatctccagttagttAGTGGATCTTGCGCAGGAAGCATGAGGAAAGGCCTAGAGAGCTAGGACAGCTGGGGTACACAAAGGCAGGGTTATATGTTCCAGTTCAAGAGAGGGCCTACAGCTCGGGACTAGAATATCTGCTTTCCTAGGTTCAGTACAGGGAAAGAATCTCAGGGGAAAAGTCTCCAGACATATCTTTCTCTCTCAGGCCCAGAAGAGAGATAATGTGAGGTTAGGATAGGGGGGACAAAGCTCTAAGGCCCTTTCCTGTTGGTGGACAACCTGCCCAACATTTGGCCAGACACCCCAAGCTCTTGGTGTCCTTCCTGAAGTGCTGTTTTCAGCAAGACAAGGTGAACCATGGTGaaccagaaacatttgccatttCAGCCATCACTTTGCGATTGAGAAAAGGGGAGATTTTCCTTGGGGTTCGGAGACCGCCCAAGGTCCCTTTCAGGGAACTATTGCTATCTAGACCCCCACAAGGGCACCAAAGTGCATGGAAGCCTTCTGTCTCTTCAAGGAGAGAGATTTGGAACTCCTGGCCCTTTAAATCATAGACTCCTCCTATCCATGTTTAACATTGTCTAAACAGAAtattttccgggggggggggggtggccacaCCAGTTAAAAGTACTGTGCCTGAACTGCTGCTATCCCATGCCGGTCTGCCCTCATGATCACCGGGTCTCCCCTGGCTGGGCCACCTCATCCCTCCCATCATGGCTGTTGAACGGTTCGACATGTGGAAGGATTACCTCAACCTCTCCACGGTTGTGGCGGAGATTGTCGAGGACCGGAAGAAGGGCCCACTTGAGCCCCCCATCGCAGACTCCCCAAAATCTCATGGGCCGCCGTTCTCCCTCCAGGACCCCTTGGAAGCTGCAGCAACGTGGTCCAATGGGAATGGGGCCAGCGGCGGCAGCGGTTCGGAGGGTGGCCCCAGCGGGGGAGCCGTCCAAATATGTCAGTTCTGCAAACACAACGGAGAGTCCAAAAACGTCTACTCCTCCCATCCGCTGAAGAGAGAAGACGGGAAGGTGGTCTGCCCCATCCTGCGGAATTACACCTGCCCGCTGTGCGGTGCGACCGCTGACAAGGCCCACACCTTGAAGTACTGCCCGCTCAACCAAGGGCAGCAGTCCATCTACCGCAAGAGTGGACGCAACTCAGCTGGCCGCAAAGTCAAGAGATGAAGCCATGGGGGGAGTCCTCGAGAGCCCGACGGGACAGGAAGGGAGAGGCAGACGAGTGTTGGGGGGACGCCATGTGCAAGCCTTGGAGAGGCACAACCGGGGTTGCTTTTGAAGTTGTTTCtttctaaaataatttttaaaagagactCTTTGCTGTGAATGGTGAACAGGTGAAAGATGGGAGCCGTTTATGTGTTTTGAAATCATTGTGCCATTTCCTCTGCGGGCAGCCTTTCTCTCAGATTCGGAGAGAGAGCATGTGTCAGTTTCCAGAAAAGCCATCAAGATGGAAATGTGTCTGGTTTAGAAATCTTGCGATTGAGCTAGACTGTCGGATAGATCATGAAGATTGTGCATGTTGGAAACAAGGGGAGAAAGGGGCTTGGCTAGGATAGTTTTTCAGTTTTGTATCAACGAGGAAAACATGTTTATagcttttgaaaatatttttaaaaaacacaacaaaaaaatgacatttccccctgtccttccttcctgtgtAACCTCTTGGGAGGCCGTTGCTTTGAATGCGTAAGTTAACTATTATGATTCTCTAGTGGTAAGTTGAATGTCAGCTTGTTCTGTTTAATAAATGACATTTTCTTGTTCTCGCAGCCGACTGTGGGTTATTTTTGCATCGCTGGGTGGAGTGGTTTTCTCGATGGACTGCCTGCAAAGGTCTCATTAAAAATTACACGGGGGGCTGTGAAAGGTGGGCAGGTCAGCAAGACGTGTTCGATCTGCTTCCTTCCTGGGCCATCGATCAGATGAGGAATTTGGGGCAGGCTCAGCCAGAACGGCTTGCCTCATTTtcacccctgcacacacacacacacacacacacacacacacacacccagcctgAAAGGAGCTTCAGGTGGCATCTGCTGGTTGGGCCTTGGTTCAATAAAGGGTTCCCAGGAAGCCGGTTTGGAATTCTTTTGGTGTCTTAGAACAgaagctttagggcaggggtagtcaaactgcggccctccagatgtccatggaccacaattcccagaagcccctgccagcgaatgctgacaggggctcctgggaattgtgatccatggacatctggagggctgcagtttgactacccctgctttaggggcaTAAAATGGGTAAATGCAAGATATCGGCATACAAATATGTTGGGTAGCcagaagatttttttgggggggggggaagatgattTGTGGGTTGGGAAGAGTGATGGGATTGCTGAAGTTACAGTAGTTACAGCAGACCGCCAAGCAACAGAttttggttcccctggaggatggcTTTTTTCGAAGGTGGGTGATGTGGCATTCTAGCTCATTAAAGTCCCCCCCTTAAACCCCCTTCaagttccaccccccccaaagccccagctatttcctgacctggagctggcaaccctaaactataCATGGGCACATAGAACaatgtctctctctttcccatgGTGCCCTCGGAGACAATCCATGTAAATGATGGGATGTAGATCTGGAGTAGACCCACAGAAAGCGTTCGGCCCCACATGTAAGGAACCCAGAACTCACTGCCGCCAGAGGTAGGGGTGGCCACCTTGgggctggaaattcctggagaattgggggaagggagtggggaaggtgcgtttgggggagaggagggatatacagccctagggcaggggtggccgatctgtgactctccagaggtccagggcctacaattcccatgagcccctgccagtatggcaggggctcatgggaattgtaggccctggacctctggagagtcacagttcggccacccctggcctggagtccaccttcccaagcagccatcttctccagca comes from the Paroedura picta isolate Pp20150507F unplaced genomic scaffold, Ppicta_v3.0 Ppicta_v3_sca21, whole genome shotgun sequence genome and includes:
- the NANOS2 gene encoding nanos homolog 2 isoform X2; translation: MAVERFDMWKDYLNLSTVVAEIVEDRKKGPLEPPIADSPKSHGPPFSLQDPLEAGGPSGGAVQICQFCKHNGESKNVYSSHPLKREDGKVVCPILRNYTCPLCGATADKAHTLKYCPLNQGQQSIYRKSGRNSAGRKVKR
- the NANOS2 gene encoding nanos homolog 2 isoform X1, giving the protein MAVERFDMWKDYLNLSTVVAEIVEDRKKGPLEPPIADSPKSHGPPFSLQDPLEAAATWSNGNGASGGSGSEGGPSGGAVQICQFCKHNGESKNVYSSHPLKREDGKVVCPILRNYTCPLCGATADKAHTLKYCPLNQGQQSIYRKSGRNSAGRKVKR